One region of Acidobacteriota bacterium genomic DNA includes:
- a CDS encoding thiolase family protein translates to MRNAVIVSLARSPIGRAKKGSLKDTRPEEIAAPVLKELLKRTKGLEPDMVDDVILGCAMPEGEQGMNIARVVALMADVPDSVPAMTINRFCSSGSMSIAMAADMIRAGSAEIILAGGVESMSMVPMGGNKLTADPAALAFNPDIYAGMGTTAEIVARKFEITREEQDQFAFESHKKAVAAIAAGKFKEEIVPLKVRTMDDGVWKEFVVDTDEGPRADTTLEGLAKLKPAFDPIGTVTAGNSSQINDGAGMVVVMSEDKADELGLKPIAFVREWVVAGVPPEIMGIGPAKAVPKLLKKAKLTFDDIDLFELNEAFASQSVYCLKALSALGLDPAKVNVNGGAIATGHPLGATGAVLTCKILGELKRRNAKRGVVTMCIGGGMGFAYILERP, encoded by the coding sequence ATGAGAAACGCAGTGATCGTGAGCCTCGCCAGGTCGCCCATCGGCCGCGCGAAGAAGGGGAGCCTGAAGGACACCCGGCCCGAGGAAATCGCGGCGCCGGTCCTCAAGGAACTCTTGAAGCGGACCAAGGGCCTCGAACCCGACATGGTGGACGACGTGATCCTGGGCTGCGCCATGCCCGAGGGCGAACAGGGCATGAACATCGCCCGCGTGGTGGCCCTCATGGCGGACGTCCCCGACTCGGTCCCCGCCATGACCATCAACCGATTCTGCTCCTCGGGCAGCATGTCCATCGCCATGGCGGCCGACATGATCCGCGCGGGCAGCGCGGAGATCATCCTCGCGGGCGGTGTGGAATCCATGTCCATGGTTCCCATGGGCGGCAACAAGCTGACCGCGGACCCCGCGGCCCTGGCCTTCAACCCGGACATCTACGCGGGCATGGGGACCACGGCGGAGATCGTGGCCCGCAAGTTCGAGATCACGAGGGAGGAGCAGGACCAGTTCGCCTTCGAGTCCCACAAGAAGGCGGTGGCGGCCATCGCGGCGGGCAAGTTCAAGGAGGAGATCGTCCCCCTGAAGGTCCGCACGATGGACGACGGCGTGTGGAAGGAGTTCGTGGTGGACACGGACGAGGGTCCGCGCGCCGACACGACCCTCGAGGGCCTGGCCAAGCTGAAACCCGCCTTCGACCCCATCGGCACCGTGACGGCGGGGAACTCCTCCCAGATCAACGACGGCGCGGGCATGGTGGTGGTCATGAGCGAGGACAAGGCCGACGAACTCGGCCTCAAGCCCATCGCCTTCGTGCGCGAGTGGGTGGTGGCGGGCGTGCCGCCCGAGATCATGGGCATCGGCCCCGCCAAGGCCGTTCCCAAGCTCCTGAAAAAGGCCAAGCTCACCTTCGACGACATCGACCTCTTCGAGCTGAACGAGGCCTTCGCCAGCCAGTCCGTTTACTGCCTGAAGGCCCTGAGCGCCCTGGGCCTGGATCCCGCCAAGGTCAACGTGAACGGCGGCGCCATCGCCACGGGCCACCCGCTGGGCGCCACGGGCGCCGTGCTCACCTGCAAGATCCTCGGCGAGTTGAAGCGTCGCAACGCCAAGCGCGGCGTGGTCACCATGTGCATCGGCGGCGGGATGGGCTTCGCCTACATCCTCGAGAGGCCCTGA